ACCCCGCGCTGACCATCGATCCGCTGCCGGAGTTCCTGCTGTACTCCGCGAGCCGCGCGCAGCTGGTCGCCAACGAGATCCGCCCGGCGCTGAACCGGGGCGAGGTGGTCGTGTGCGACCGTTACGCCGATTCCAGCCTCGCGTACCAGGGGGCGGGGCGCGGGCTGCCCGTGAACCTCCTGCGGGAGATCACGCTGGCCGCCACGGACGGCCTCACGCCGGACCTGACGGTGCTGCTCGACCTCGACCCGGTCGTGGGTCTGGAACGCGCCGCGCGGCGCGGGCAGCCCGACCGGCTGGAACAGGCGGACCTCGACTTCCACCGCCGCGTGCGGGCCGGGTTCCTGCACCTCGCGGAGCAGACCCCCGCGCGCTTCCTGGTGCTGGACGCCACCCGCCCGGCCGACGACCTGTCGGACGCGATCTGGCAGGCGGTGCAGGCGCGGCTGCCCTGAACACGGGGCAGGGTAAGGGGGGCGGCCGATCAGTGGCCGCCCCCTCCTGCGTTCAGGTCAGCGGCGTGTGCGGGCGCGGCCGGTCGTGCCGGGGTCCTCGGCCTTCACACCGGGCAGTTTCACCTCGAACAGGGTCGGCCAGCGTTTGCCGGTCAGCAGCAGCGTGCCGCGCTCGGGAATGAACGCGATGCCGTTGGGCACGTCGTCGAAGGTCAGGGCGTGCCCGGCCTTCGCGGCGGCGGCGCTGGCCTCGCGGGTCAGGGCCGACACGTCGATCCAGGCGGTGACCTTCCCGGTCTGCGGGTCGATCCGCGCGATGCGGTCGGTCAGCCAAACGTTGGCGTACACGCTGCCCTGCACGTACTCCAGTTCGTTCAGGTTCTTCACGGGCTGTCCGGCGTCCGTGACCTGCACGCTGCGCTTGACCCGGAACGTCTTCGGGTCGCGCCACACCAGCGTCGGCGAACCGTTGCTCATGATCAGCGCCTTGCCGTCGGTGGTCAGGCCCCAGCCCTCGCCGCTGTAGCGGTAGCGGCCCGTTTCCTTGAGCGTCGCGGCGTCGAAGGTGACGGCCACGCCGTCCTCCCAGGTGAGGTGGTACGCCACGCCGTTCAGGGCCGTGACGCCCTCACCGAACGCGCCCGCGATGGGGGTGGCGACCTTCGCGAGGACCTTCCCGGTCTTCAGGTCCACGCGCCGCACGCCGGACTGACCGACGACGCCGGTGCTTTCCAGCAGCGTGCCGCTCCCCAGGTACTGCAGGCCCTGCGTGAACGCCGCGCGGTCGTGGAGGTAACGGGCCGTCACGGTGGGCGTCAGGACAGGCGTCGCGACCGACTGGGCGGCAGAAGGGGGCGCCGACAGGGTCAGCAGCAGGCAGGGAAGCAGGAGGGCACCGGAACGCACGCCCACATGGTAGCGGGCCGCGTCCGGGACGCGCGGAGGCGTCTGCCTGCATGCGGGTTGATGAAGGCCGTCCGAAGGTCAGGGACGTGTGGAGGTGGTGTCCAGGGCCTGTTCGGCAGTCGCCCGCACCGTCTCGTGCGGGTCGTCCAGCAGCGGCGTCAGATGCCCGGTCTCGCCCCACTGCCCAAGGGCCCAGGCGGCCGCCTCCCGCACCTCCCAGGCGGGGTCCTGTGCACCGGCCAGGATCAGCGGCCAGCCCTGCGGCGCGCGGGTGTTCCCCAGGACCGTCAGGGCGTTGCGGGCCATGCCCTTGCGCCGGGGGCGCAGGAACGCCGTGCCCGCCCACTGCCGCTCGAACTCCCGCTCGCTGACCCCGAAGAAACGCGACAGGTCCGGGTGCGCCAGTTCCGGGTCGGGTTTCAGCAGCTGCGCCAGGGGCCCCGCCTTCAGGGTCCACGGGCAGACCTCGCTGCACACGTCACAGCCGAACAGCCACTCGCCCATCCCAGGCCGCAGCTCGTGCGGGACCGGCCCGCGGTGCTCGATGGTCAGGTACGACACGCAGCGCCGCGCGTCGATCGCGCGGTCCGGACCGATCGCGGCGGTCGGGCAGGCCGTCACGCAGCGCGCGCAGCGCCCACAGCGGTCCGGGTGCGCCTCCGCCCCGCCGGGGTGCGGGAGGTCGGTCAGCAGGACCGCCAGCGTCACGAACGCACCCAGCCCCGTGCTGACCATCATCCCGGACTTCCCGCGCCAGCCCAGGAACGCCCCAGACGCGAACAGCCGCTCCATGACGGGCCCGTGATCCACGTACCCGCGCGCCCGCACGCCCAGCCGCGCCGCCTCCGCCTCCAGCCGCGACAGCACCGGCTGCAGCTGGTCGTGGTAGTCCGGCGTCCACGCGTAGCGCGCCACGCGGCCCACCCGCACGCCCCCCTCCGGCACGGGCGGCGGCGCGAACGCGTGCGACACGCCCAGCACCAGCACGCTCTGCACGCCCTCCAGGCGCTGAGAAGGATCAGCCCGCACCGGCAGTTGCCGCTCCAGGTAACCCATGCCCGCGTGCCGTCCCGCCGCCAGCCACCCCGCGTACTCGTCCACCGCCGCGCGCGGCACCCGCGCCGGAGCCCACCCGACCGCGTCCGCCCCGAGGCTCAGGGCGAGGTCGTGAAGCATGTCATGGGGCGAGGCGCTCATCGCCGCGCAGTATGCCGCGCCGCCCGAACTGGAAAGGGGAGAGGCCGCACCAGACCAGCGGCGCGGCCCCTCCTGCTGGGCGGTTACAGCGTCTGTTTTGCCAGGGTCCAGGCGCGTTCGAAGACCTCGCCGCGTTCGGGGCGGGCCATCACGCGCGCCAGTCCCTGCGCCAGCGTCATGCTGGGCACGGGCACCTCGCTGACGCGCTGCGTGCCGTCCCAGTGGCAGGCGGCCAGGGCGATGTCGCCGCCCTCGGCCTTCAGGCTGAAGGTCACGCCCTCGCCGCGCAGTTCGACGCCGCACAGGTCGCCGTTCTCGCGGCCACAGCGGCCCATCTTGAACTCCACGGTGCTCAGGTCCGTCCAGCCCAGCGTGCTCGCGATGAAGCCCGCGAACAGCCGCGCCGGGAGGTCCTTCTTCCCGGCGTGCCGGACGGTCAGGTGCGTCACGCGCGGCAGCTGCCGGGCCGCGTCCGGCGAGTCGAACAGCTGCGCCAGCGCCTCACGCCAGCTCGCCGAGCGGCTCCAGCCCAGGTCCGCCAGCGCGTAGTGCCGCGACGGCGGGACGTCCAGCGTCAGGCTGTCCACGATCACCTGATCGGCGATCTCGGTCAGTTCCGCCAGCAGCGTGCCCTCGGGTCGGCTGTCCGCGCCCCACCAGACGTGGTTCACGGTCGCCGGGCGGATCAGCGGCAGGATCGCGCCCTGCAACTGCTCGGGGCTGGCCTCCAGTGTCAGGCGTTCCACGTACAGCCCGCCCGTCTGCGGGACGAGCGCGGCGTGCACGGTCAGGTCGTCGGTGCCGTCCATCACGCCGATGATCTGCCGTCCCGCGTAGCGGCCCTCCAGGCCCGCGAGGGCCTCCTGCACGCGGCCCAGGTGCTTCTTCACGGTCAGGGCGATCATGTTCCCGGTGTAGGCGCGCGTCTCCACGTTCGTCTGCACCCACAGTTCGTCCAGCGTCGCCTGGGCCTTGCGGACGGTGGTGTCCACCGGCCCCAGCGGTTTCAGGTCCGTCGCGTACGTCACGCACTCACCTCCCGGTTCACAGGCGCCGCCAGCGGCGGTCCTCGCCCATCAGGTCGTCGGCCGCGTCGGGACCCCAGGTGCCGGACGTGTAATTCGGGAAGTCCGGCCCCTCGCCCCTGCGCGGCTTGCGGGCCGGGTCGGCGTCCCACTCGCTGAGGATCCCGCTGACGATCTGCCACGCGAGGTCCACCTCGTCCTCGCGCGGGAAGAGGGTCGCGTCGCCCACCATCGCGTCGAGCAGCAGGCGCGAGTACGGGCTCTCGAGCTGCGCGCCGAACGCGTCGTACCGGAAGTCCATGACGACCTCGCGCAGCACCATCTCCTGCCCCGGCGTCTTGGAGCTGAACTTCAGGCTGACGCCCTCGTCCGGCTGGATGCGGAACGCCAGCACGTTGCGTTCCAGGCCGCCGGGGAAGATGCCCAGCGGGGGGCGCTTGAACACCACGGCGATCTCCGTGACCTTCTTCGGCAGTCGTTTCCCGGTGCGCAGGAAGAACGGCACGCCCTGCCAGCGCCAGTTGTCCACCTCCAGCTTCAGTGCCACGTACGTGGGCGTCACGCTGCCCTCGCGCACGCCGGGCTCGTCGCGGTAGCCGGGGACCTTCTCGCCGTAGAGGGTGCCCGCGCCGTACTGGCCGCGCACGGCGACCTCCTGCACGCGCCCGCTGGGGATCTCCTTCACGGCGCGCAGCACCTTCACCTTCTCGTCGCGGATGGCGTCCGCGTCGAACGCCGCCGGGGGTTCCATGGCGGTCAGGGCGAACAGCTGCATCAGGTGGTTCTGCAGCATGTCGCGCACCACGCCCGCCTCCTCGTAGTACCCGGCGCGGCCCTCCAGGCCCAGGTCCTCGGCGGCCGTGATCTGCACGTGATCCACGTACCCGCGGTTCCACAGCGGCTCGAAGATGGCGTTCCCGAAGCGGATCGCCATGAGGTTCTGCACCGTCTCCTTGCCCAGGTAGTGATCGATGCGGTACACCTGCGACTCGTTCCACACGTGATGAATCGCGTCGTTCAGCGCCCGCGCGGAGGCGAGGTCCCGCCCGAAGGGTTTCTCGATCACCAGGCGGCGCCAGCCCTCTGACTCGTCGGCCAGGCCCAGGCGGCCCAGACCGTTGCTGATCGGCTCGAACAGGCTCGGGGGGGTCGAGAGGTAGAACAGGGCGTTCTTACGTCCACCGTGCGCCTCCTCGGCCCGGTCGAGTTCACGGCCCAGCTTGGCGTACACCTCGTCCCCGGCGAAATCCCCGAACTCGTAGTACAGCAGTTCCCGGAACTTCTCCAGGCTGCCCGGCTGGATCGCGTCGGTTTCCTTGCTGTCCTTCAGCGCCTGGATGGCGTAGTCCTTGAACTGCTCGTCCGTCATCTCCTGACGGCCCACTCCGACGATGTTGAACGCACTGCCCAGCAGGCCGTCCTGCCACAGGCCGAACACGGCGGGCAGCAGCTTGCGGCGCGACAGGTCGCCGGTCGCGCCGAAGATCACCAGCGTCGCGGGTTCCGGCGCGCGGTTGCGGCGCATCAGCGCGCGGAAGGGATTGCTGCCGTCCTCGCCGGGGGCGCCCGCGCTGCTTCTGGGGGCGCTCTTCTTGGGGGCGGCTTTCTTCGCCTTCGGGGCGGCGTCGGCCACCCCGACCGCCTGCGCGGCGACCTTGCGGTCCACGTTCTCCTGTACCTCGCTGGCCTTCACGCCACGGGCGCGGGTTGCCTTCGCGGGGGCGGCGCTGGCGGCCTTCTTGGCTGCCGGTTTCTTTGCGGCAGGTTTCTTCGCCGGATCTTTCTTGGCACTGTCCTTTTTGGTGCTGCGGGTCATGCGTCACCCTTCACGCGCTGCTGGCCGGTCTCGCCCAGTTGCTCGGCGGCGCTGCCCTCGCCTGTGCTGGCGGTCTGGCCGATGTTCTCCGGCGCGGCCACCTTGGGGTGATCGCCGGGCGCCACCTCGGGCACCAGGCCCTCCTGGCGGGGGGACTCGATGGTCTTCACGGCGTGCCCGCCGAACGCGCGGCGCATCGCCGAGAGCATCTGCCCGGCGTAGCTGACCTCCTGCTGGCTGCGGAAGCGCATCTGCGTCGCCAGGGTGATCACGGGGGTCGGCACGCCCAGCTCGATGGAGTCGATGATCGTCCAGCGGCCCTCGCCACTGTCCGCCACGTAATCCGAGAGCTTCTCGAACTCGGCCTTGTTCTGCAGCGCCTCGGCGGTCAGGTCGAGCAGCCAGGAACGCACGACGCTGCCGTGCCGCCACAGTTCGGCGATCTGCGCCATGTCGAGGTTGAAGTCCTGGTGCGCCTTCATCAGCTCGAAGCCCTCGGCGTAGGCCTGCATCATGCCGTACTCGATGCCGTTGTGGACCATCTTCACGTAGTGCCCGCTGCCCGCCGGGCCCATGCGGCCCCAGCCGCGGTCCGCGGCGGGCGCGAGCGCCTCGAAGGCGGGCCGCAGGCGCTCGACGGCCTCCTCGGCGCCGCCGATCATCATGGCGTAGCCTTCCTTGAGGCCCCACACGCCGCCGGACGTGCCGACGTCCACGAAGTGAATGCCTTTTTCGGCGAGGTCCTCGGCGCGGCGGATGCTGTCCTTGTAGTTGCTGTTCCCACCGTCGATGACGATGTCGCCGGGCGCGAGGCGCGAGGCGAGGTCGTCGATGACGCTCTGGGTGATCTTCCCGGCAGGCACCATGACCCACACGGCGCGCGTGCCGGGCTCGCCCAGCGAGGCGATCAGGTCGTCCATGCTGCGAGCACCACGGGCGCCCTGACGTTCGATCTGCGCGACGGATTCCTCGCTGCGGTCGTAGCCGGTGACCTCGATGCCACCCTGGGTGAGGCGAAGAACCATGTTGCCGCCCATCTTGCCCAGTCCGATCATGCCTAGTTTCATGGTTGTCCTCCCGGCGTGGAAGCGCTTCCGGCCTTCCCGCCTCAACGTGAAGCACTATACGTCCGCCCCGCCACGTGACGTCCAGGGCAACGCGCAGCTTCAGGGCGCATGAACAGAGCAGTCCTCCACATGACGGCGCCACACCGGAATCCAGTGCCGCCCCGGCGCGACCGGCACGCCCCAGGGCTCCACGCCCACCCGCTCACGTTCTCAAACGGAATCCGGATCAGTCGAAGTCCGGCGCGTTGCCGGTGAACTGCCCGTCGAGCAGGTGCAGCGTGCGGTCCGCGTGACGGGTCAGGCGGTCGTCGTGCGTGACGAGCAGTACGCCCGCCCCCTCCTCCCGCGCGAGGTTCACGAGCAGCTCCGCTACGGCCTGCGCGTTCGCGCGGTCCAGGCTGCCGGTCGGTTCATCCGCCAGCACCGCCGCCGGGTGCGCCGCGAGCGCCCGCGCGACCGCCACCCGTTGCCGCTCGCCGCCACTCAGGACCGCCGGGTACGCGTCCTCGCGGCCCGACAGGCCCACCCGCGCCAGCAGTTCGCGCGCCCTCCCCGGATCGCCCCGGCCCGACAGGCGCGACGGGATCAGCACGTTCTCCAGCACCGTCAGGTCCTCCAGCAGGTAGTGATGCTGGAACACCAGCCCCAGCTGCCCGGCGCGGCGCCGCGCGCGGTCCTGCGTGCCCAGGGTGTCCACCCGCTCGCCGGCCCAGTGCACCTCGCCCTCCTGCGGGGCGTCCAGGCCGCCCAGCAGGTGCAGCAGGGTGCTCTTGCCGCTGCCGGACGGGCCGGTCACGGCCACCACCTCGCCCCGCTGCACGGTCAGGCTCACGCCGCGCAGCACGGTCTGCGGTCCGAACGCCTGCTTCAGGTCACGGCCTTCCAGGGCAGGGGCGGCGGTCGGGGCGGCACTCGGGGCGGTCACGCGGCGCATGCTACAGCGGAACGCCCCGCCGCAAACCGGACCTGCGGCGCGTTTCTCATCTTCACGTTCTGCGGTGCTTCCCGCCCGGTGACTGTTCACGCGTGCCGAGTCAGGCTAGGATGTGCGGGAAATGTCGCGGCTGGATGATCTGAAACGCCTACCTCTCTTTCAGGATGTGCCGCAGGAAGCGCTTCAGGAAGCGTCGCAGGTGACCACCGAACGGCACTTCCGGGCCGGGCAGGTGATCCTGGAACAGGACGCCGAGGGCGAGGCCCTGCACCTGATCACGCGCGGTGTCGTCCGGGTGTCCCGCGTCAGCCTGGGCAGCCGCGAACGCGTCATGGGCGACGTGTACGCCCCGGCGGTCGTCGGCGAGACCGCCGTGCTGGGCGGCGGGGAACGCAGCGCCACGGTCCGCGCGCTGAGCGACGTCACGACCCTGATGCTGTACCGCACGCACTTCCAGCAGATCCTGCGCCGCCACCCGGACGTCCTGTGGAACCTCAGCGCGATGCTCGTGCAGCGCGTCACGTTCCTGAACGACGAACTGATCGCCTTCGGCCTGAACACCGAGGCGGCCCTGAGTCACGTCTTCACGAACCTGTACCAGCAGCGCGTCCGCGCCGGGGTGCCCAACCCCGAGGTGCTGCCCCTGAGCACGCAGGACATCATGGCCCGCATCTCGTCCAGCCGGGAGACCGTGTCGCGCGTCATGCGCCGCCTGCAACAGTCGGACCTCGTGCGCAGCAACGGCCAGCAGGTCATCCTGCTGAACGTGGACGGGCTGCTGGGCATCACCCTGGAAGAATCCGAACAGGGCGAATAGCGCCAGACCCGCCACGTATCAGACGGAATCCGTATCAGTCGTGGTCGTGCGTGCGGTTGCGTCCGGCGCGTTTGGCGTCGTACAGGCGGCGGTCGGCGTCGCCCAGCAGCCGGTCGAACTCGCCGCTGGTGGCCTCGGCCACGCCGATACTCAGGGTGATCTGCATGCCCGGCGCGACGCTGCCCCAGGGG
This region of Deinococcus sp. JMULE3 genomic DNA includes:
- the queG gene encoding tRNA epoxyqueuosine(34) reductase QueG; the protein is MSASPHDMLHDLALSLGADAVGWAPARVPRAAVDEYAGWLAAGRHAGMGYLERQLPVRADPSQRLEGVQSVLVLGVSHAFAPPPVPEGGVRVGRVARYAWTPDYHDQLQPVLSRLEAEAARLGVRARGYVDHGPVMERLFASGAFLGWRGKSGMMVSTGLGAFVTLAVLLTDLPHPGGAEAHPDRCGRCARCVTACPTAAIGPDRAIDARRCVSYLTIEHRGPVPHELRPGMGEWLFGCDVCSEVCPWTLKAGPLAQLLKPDPELAHPDLSRFFGVSEREFERQWAGTAFLRPRRKGMARNALTVLGNTRAPQGWPLILAGAQDPAWEVREAAAWALGQWGETGHLTPLLDDPHETVRATAEQALDTTSTRP
- a CDS encoding glucose-6-phosphate dehydrogenase assembly protein OpcA; its protein translation is MTYATDLKPLGPVDTTVRKAQATLDELWVQTNVETRAYTGNMIALTVKKHLGRVQEALAGLEGRYAGRQIIGVMDGTDDLTVHAALVPQTGGLYVERLTLEASPEQLQGAILPLIRPATVNHVWWGADSRPEGTLLAELTEIADQVIVDSLTLDVPPSRHYALADLGWSRSASWREALAQLFDSPDAARQLPRVTHLTVRHAGKKDLPARLFAGFIASTLGWTDLSTVEFKMGRCGRENGDLCGVELRGEGVTFSLKAEGGDIALAACHWDGTQRVSEVPVPSMTLAQGLARVMARPERGEVFERAWTLAKQTL
- the gnd gene encoding phosphogluconate dehydrogenase (NAD(+)-dependent, decarboxylating) encodes the protein MKLGMIGLGKMGGNMVLRLTQGGIEVTGYDRSEESVAQIERQGARGARSMDDLIASLGEPGTRAVWVMVPAGKITQSVIDDLASRLAPGDIVIDGGNSNYKDSIRRAEDLAEKGIHFVDVGTSGGVWGLKEGYAMMIGGAEEAVERLRPAFEALAPAADRGWGRMGPAGSGHYVKMVHNGIEYGMMQAYAEGFELMKAHQDFNLDMAQIAELWRHGSVVRSWLLDLTAEALQNKAEFEKLSDYVADSGEGRWTIIDSIELGVPTPVITLATQMRFRSQQEVSYAGQMLSAMRRAFGGHAVKTIESPRQEGLVPEVAPGDHPKVAAPENIGQTASTGEGSAAEQLGETGQQRVKGDA
- a CDS encoding glutaminyl-peptide cyclotransferase, encoding MRSGALLLPCLLLTLSAPPSAAQSVATPVLTPTVTARYLHDRAAFTQGLQYLGSGTLLESTGVVGQSGVRRVDLKTGKVLAKVATPIAGAFGEGVTALNGVAYHLTWEDGVAVTFDAATLKETGRYRYSGEGWGLTTDGKALIMSNGSPTLVWRDPKTFRVKRSVQVTDAGQPVKNLNELEYVQGSVYANVWLTDRIARIDPQTGKVTAWIDVSALTREASAAAAKAGHALTFDDVPNGIAFIPERGTLLLTGKRWPTLFEVKLPGVKAEDPGTTGRARTRR
- the tmk gene encoding dTMP kinase, giving the protein MTPPPGLFVSFEGPEGAGKSTQLARLDARLDTHGVPHCLTREPGGTPLGTRVREVLLDPALTIDPLPEFLLYSASRAQLVANEIRPALNRGEVVVCDRYADSSLAYQGAGRGLPVNLLREITLAATDGLTPDLTVLLDLDPVVGLERAARRGQPDRLEQADLDFHRRVRAGFLHLAEQTPARFLVLDATRPADDLSDAIWQAVQARLP
- the zwf gene encoding glucose-6-phosphate dehydrogenase, giving the protein MTRSTKKDSAKKDPAKKPAAKKPAAKKAASAAPAKATRARGVKASEVQENVDRKVAAQAVGVADAAPKAKKAAPKKSAPRSSAGAPGEDGSNPFRALMRRNRAPEPATLVIFGATGDLSRRKLLPAVFGLWQDGLLGSAFNIVGVGRQEMTDEQFKDYAIQALKDSKETDAIQPGSLEKFRELLYYEFGDFAGDEVYAKLGRELDRAEEAHGGRKNALFYLSTPPSLFEPISNGLGRLGLADESEGWRRLVIEKPFGRDLASARALNDAIHHVWNESQVYRIDHYLGKETVQNLMAIRFGNAIFEPLWNRGYVDHVQITAAEDLGLEGRAGYYEEAGVVRDMLQNHLMQLFALTAMEPPAAFDADAIRDEKVKVLRAVKEIPSGRVQEVAVRGQYGAGTLYGEKVPGYRDEPGVREGSVTPTYVALKLEVDNWRWQGVPFFLRTGKRLPKKVTEIAVVFKRPPLGIFPGGLERNVLAFRIQPDEGVSLKFSSKTPGQEMVLREVVMDFRYDAFGAQLESPYSRLLLDAMVGDATLFPREDEVDLAWQIVSGILSEWDADPARKPRRGEGPDFPNYTSGTWGPDAADDLMGEDRRWRRL
- a CDS encoding ABC transporter ATP-binding protein; this encodes MRRVTAPSAAPTAAPALEGRDLKQAFGPQTVLRGVSLTVQRGEVVAVTGPSGSGKSTLLHLLGGLDAPQEGEVHWAGERVDTLGTQDRARRRAGQLGLVFQHHYLLEDLTVLENVLIPSRLSGRGDPGRARELLARVGLSGREDAYPAVLSGGERQRVAVARALAAHPAAVLADEPTGSLDRANAQAVAELLVNLAREEGAGVLLVTHDDRLTRHADRTLHLLDGQFTGNAPDFD
- a CDS encoding Crp/Fnr family transcriptional regulator, translated to MSRLDDLKRLPLFQDVPQEALQEASQVTTERHFRAGQVILEQDAEGEALHLITRGVVRVSRVSLGSRERVMGDVYAPAVVGETAVLGGGERSATVRALSDVTTLMLYRTHFQQILRRHPDVLWNLSAMLVQRVTFLNDELIAFGLNTEAALSHVFTNLYQQRVRAGVPNPEVLPLSTQDIMARISSSRETVSRVMRRLQQSDLVRSNGQQVILLNVDGLLGITLEESEQGE